From Haloarcula hispanica ATCC 33960, the proteins below share one genomic window:
- a CDS encoding O-methyltransferase: MDETPLPDVTEQFARTIAPASDPVIEEMDAKADREGFPTVGPAVGGWLRLVARMVDADRIFEFGSGFGYSAYWMAPAVSDDGQIVLTEIDADELEEAREFLDRGGFADRAAFEHGDAIETVENYDGPFDVVLVDNEKHRYAEAFEAVRRKVPVGGAVVADNMIEAGPLEFEEVQALLDGGDIDANETSRGIATYLERVGDDPAFETGLLPLGEGVAVSVRVE; the protein is encoded by the coding sequence ATGGACGAAACCCCGCTCCCCGATGTCACAGAGCAATTCGCCCGTACGATAGCGCCGGCCAGCGATCCGGTCATAGAGGAGATGGACGCCAAAGCCGACCGGGAAGGGTTCCCGACGGTCGGTCCCGCAGTCGGTGGCTGGCTTCGCCTCGTCGCCCGGATGGTCGACGCCGACCGTATCTTCGAGTTCGGCTCCGGCTTCGGGTACTCCGCGTACTGGATGGCCCCCGCGGTGTCCGACGACGGGCAGATCGTCCTGACGGAGATTGACGCCGACGAACTGGAGGAAGCCCGAGAGTTCCTCGACCGCGGCGGATTCGCCGACCGGGCCGCTTTCGAGCACGGGGACGCAATCGAAACCGTCGAGAACTACGACGGCCCCTTCGACGTGGTGCTCGTCGACAACGAGAAACACCGCTATGCGGAAGCATTTGAGGCTGTCCGCCGGAAAGTGCCGGTCGGTGGGGCCGTGGTCGCCGACAATATGATCGAGGCCGGGCCGCTGGAGTTCGAGGAGGTACAGGCGTTGCTGGACGGCGGCGACATCGACGCCAACGAAACGAGTCGCGGCATCGCCACCTATCTCGAACGCGTCGGCGACGACCCGGCGTTCGAGACCGGATTGCTGCCGCTCGGCGAGGGCGTCGCTGTGAGCGTCCGCGTGGAGTGA
- a CDS encoding chemotaxis protein CheC, translating to MSLMIDIRKLGLFNQMAKEGGNTVANHLSQMTGMETEMEITKINFIDIPDIKTHVGDEKQIGISIEMVEKPHGHILFLFNAASAKDLATGMIGDMGETDPNADGFTDMERSAIQEIGNIMTSGFIDGWANVLDTTIDISTPNFTFGPGSGMVDQLVGDRDNEMALMFDSRVHALESNINVKVYTFPELEELVDLMQEIEV from the coding sequence ATGAGTCTGATGATAGATATTCGGAAGCTCGGGTTGTTCAATCAGATGGCTAAAGAGGGCGGTAACACCGTTGCGAACCACCTCAGCCAGATGACAGGGATGGAGACGGAGATGGAGATCACGAAGATCAACTTCATCGATATCCCCGATATCAAAACGCACGTCGGCGACGAGAAGCAGATCGGTATCAGTATCGAAATGGTGGAAAAGCCCCACGGGCACATCCTGTTCCTGTTCAACGCCGCCAGTGCGAAGGACCTCGCCACTGGGATGATCGGCGATATGGGGGAAACGGACCCCAATGCCGACGGCTTCACCGACATGGAGCGCTCGGCGATTCAGGAGATCGGCAACATCATGACCAGCGGCTTCATCGATGGCTGGGCGAACGTCCTCGATACGACCATCGACATCTCTACGCCGAACTTCACGTTCGGCCCCGGGAGTGGGATGGTGGACCAGCTCGTCGGCGACCGGGACAACGAGATGGCGCTGATGTTCGATTCCCGCGTCCACGCGCTGGAGTCTAACATCAACGTGAAAGTGTACACGTTTCCGGAACTGGAAGAGCTGGTCGACCTGATGCAGGAAATCGAAGTGTAA
- a CDS encoding long-chain fatty acid--CoA ligase, which yields MPGGSPQTLRPFLWRAETLYPDTVVVSRTHEGIVRHDYAEYAERTAQLANAIEEAGYGDGERLGTFCWNHSRHFETYFGVPGTGAQLHTINPLLPDEHIQYIVNDAQDELIFVDESLLPKLEGAATDDPESFETVEQFIVMSESVPETDLDAVAYESFIADQPTEYDWPELEEERPAGLCYTSGTTGRPKGVEYTQQMLWSHTMAIQSPQGIPLDDDDVMMPVVPMFHVNAWGLPFSATAGGAKHVYPGPQPEPADLAKLIEEEDVTVTAGVPTVWLGLMEYIKENDVDLSSLERLIVGGSAAPEAMIRFFDDRDVELVHAWGMTETAPVGAVASLRSDLEDADYQTQLDKRAKQGLIAPGLEFRVIDDNGNEVPHNGEDFGELHIRGPWVTTEYFKRPEANEQEFEDGYLKTGDVVSVDEDGYIKIVDRAKDVIKSGGEWISSLELENELIAHDDVNEAAVIGVPHERWQERPLAMIVPTADADEETLGDELREYILESYPKWWVPDNFVTIDEVPKTATGKFDKKSLRDEYADESLVEGRVPDDAAPE from the coding sequence ATGCCAGGAGGCAGCCCGCAAACTCTACGACCGTTCTTGTGGCGTGCAGAAACACTGTATCCGGACACAGTGGTCGTCTCTCGTACCCACGAGGGCATCGTCCGCCACGACTACGCCGAATATGCCGAACGGACGGCACAGTTAGCGAACGCGATCGAAGAAGCCGGCTACGGCGACGGTGAACGGCTCGGGACGTTCTGCTGGAACCACAGCCGGCACTTCGAGACATACTTCGGGGTACCGGGAACCGGTGCGCAGCTACACACTATCAATCCGCTCCTGCCAGACGAACACATCCAGTACATCGTCAACGACGCACAGGACGAACTCATTTTCGTCGACGAATCGCTCCTGCCGAAACTCGAAGGTGCCGCCACCGATGACCCCGAGTCCTTCGAAACGGTCGAGCAGTTCATCGTGATGAGCGAGTCCGTCCCCGAGACGGACCTCGATGCCGTCGCCTACGAGTCGTTCATCGCCGACCAGCCGACGGAGTACGACTGGCCAGAACTGGAAGAAGAGCGGCCCGCAGGCCTCTGTTACACCTCCGGGACGACCGGACGACCGAAAGGTGTCGAGTACACCCAGCAGATGCTGTGGAGCCACACGATGGCGATCCAGTCGCCACAGGGGATTCCACTCGACGACGACGACGTCATGATGCCCGTCGTCCCGATGTTCCACGTCAACGCGTGGGGACTCCCGTTTTCGGCAACTGCGGGCGGGGCCAAGCACGTCTACCCCGGCCCACAGCCGGAACCGGCGGACCTCGCGAAGCTCATCGAAGAGGAGGACGTCACCGTCACCGCCGGCGTCCCGACCGTCTGGCTGGGGCTGATGGAGTACATCAAGGAAAACGACGTCGACCTCTCGTCGCTCGAACGGCTCATCGTCGGCGGAAGCGCCGCGCCCGAAGCGATGATCCGGTTCTTCGACGACCGCGACGTGGAACTCGTCCACGCCTGGGGGATGACCGAGACGGCCCCGGTGGGTGCGGTGGCGTCCCTGCGGAGCGACCTGGAGGACGCCGACTACCAGACGCAACTGGACAAGCGGGCGAAGCAGGGACTCATCGCGCCCGGGCTGGAGTTCCGTGTCATCGACGACAACGGCAACGAGGTCCCGCACAACGGGGAGGACTTCGGCGAACTCCACATCCGCGGGCCGTGGGTGACGACGGAGTACTTCAAGCGGCCGGAAGCGAACGAACAGGAGTTCGAGGACGGCTATCTGAAGACCGGTGACGTGGTGTCCGTCGACGAGGACGGCTACATCAAGATCGTCGACCGGGCGAAAGACGTCATCAAGAGCGGCGGGGAGTGGATCTCCTCGCTCGAACTGGAAAACGAACTGATCGCCCACGACGACGTGAACGAAGCGGCAGTCATCGGTGTCCCGCACGAGCGCTGGCAGGAACGCCCACTTGCGATGATCGTTCCGACGGCCGATGCCGACGAGGAGACGCTTGGTGATGAACTCCGTGAGTACATCCTCGAGTCCTACCCCAAGTGGTGGGTCCCGGACAACTTCGTCACCATCGACGAGGTTCCGAAGACGGCAACCGGAAAGTTCGACAAAAAGTCGCTCCGTGACGAGTACGCCGACGAATCGCTCGTCGAAGGTCGCGTCCCTGACGACGCCGCGCCGGAATAG
- a CDS encoding DUF6517 family protein, giving the protein MNRRDYLLAGATLGTAGLAGCSFLAAAEAPPPDVPKQRLEDGGWTRTDQSSETVFDRSYGPVSVEAVSSTVQYVDEQLQERVASRTLDQVQTALSVFFATRVDFSPNLDNLPAGVGRKELLAEVRTNARDSFEQQMEAQGLTDIEKTGEGTIDIDTGETAETVELSAVYPFEGISFDVTENEAVEIPASDIDISAMFAVWHHGDFVIISGGAYPAQNFEQVVENDLSDGITVTVDVDLGLQPETYRTEVRNLVTGVQ; this is encoded by the coding sequence ATGAACCGTCGAGACTACCTGCTTGCCGGAGCCACCCTCGGAACCGCCGGGCTTGCGGGGTGTTCGTTTCTGGCCGCGGCCGAGGCACCGCCACCGGACGTTCCGAAACAGCGCCTCGAAGACGGCGGCTGGACGCGAACGGACCAGTCCTCGGAAACAGTGTTCGACCGGAGCTACGGCCCGGTTTCGGTCGAGGCCGTCTCAAGTACGGTCCAGTACGTCGACGAACAGCTACAGGAACGCGTCGCCAGTCGTACCCTCGACCAGGTCCAGACTGCGCTCTCCGTGTTTTTCGCCACCCGCGTCGACTTCAGCCCGAATCTCGACAATCTCCCGGCTGGCGTGGGCCGCAAGGAACTGCTGGCAGAAGTCAGAACGAACGCCCGCGACAGCTTCGAACAGCAGATGGAAGCCCAGGGGTTGACCGATATCGAGAAAACCGGCGAGGGAACAATCGATATCGACACCGGCGAGACAGCCGAGACAGTCGAACTGTCTGCCGTGTACCCCTTCGAGGGAATTTCGTTCGACGTGACCGAGAACGAGGCCGTCGAGATACCGGCCAGCGACATCGACATCTCGGCGATGTTCGCCGTCTGGCACCACGGCGACTTCGTCATCATTTCCGGGGGCGCGTACCCGGCGCAGAACTTCGAACAGGTCGTCGAAAACGACCTGAGCGACGGCATCACGGTCACCGTCGATGTCGACCTCGGACTCCAGCCCGAAACCTATCGGACCGAAGTCCGGAATCTCGTCACTGGCGTCCAGTAA
- a CDS encoding acyl-CoA dehydrogenase family protein encodes MDLLSEKLVPEHAREVKEEAREFAAEHIEPVAGEYYASGEYPWDVLEAAREAGLVAQDIGEEWGGSGYDLQQMLAMAEELYKADAGIALTIQLASFGAEIVEDHGADWQKEEFLEPVATGDQLTGLAVSEPETGSDLAGMTTAAEKDGDEWVLNGEKYWIGNGVEADWVTLYAKTGDDPNDRYGNYSMFIVPTDADGYHAEHIPEKMGFRASKQAHIVLDDCRIPEENLIGVEGAGFYMLAEFFNHGRVVVGGHGIGLAAAAIEEAWEFVHDREAFGKTVDEFQAVQHKLADMQLGLQSARTLTWHAAERVANQENAGYWAALAKTNATEAAMDCAEKGMQLHGGRSVLTENRISRVYRDVRIPVIYEGANDIQRNLIYKQAPM; translated from the coding sequence ATGGATCTGCTATCCGAGAAACTCGTTCCGGAGCACGCACGCGAGGTCAAGGAAGAGGCTCGGGAGTTCGCTGCGGAGCACATCGAACCAGTCGCCGGTGAGTACTACGCGTCCGGGGAGTATCCCTGGGATGTGCTTGAAGCAGCCAGGGAGGCCGGCCTCGTCGCCCAGGATATCGGCGAGGAATGGGGCGGGAGCGGCTACGACCTCCAGCAGATGCTTGCGATGGCGGAGGAGTTGTACAAGGCCGACGCAGGGATCGCGCTGACGATTCAGCTCGCCAGCTTCGGGGCAGAGATCGTCGAGGACCACGGCGCGGACTGGCAGAAAGAGGAGTTCCTCGAGCCCGTCGCCACCGGCGACCAGCTTACCGGCCTCGCCGTCTCCGAGCCAGAGACGGGGAGCGACCTCGCCGGGATGACGACAGCCGCCGAGAAGGACGGCGACGAGTGGGTGCTCAACGGCGAAAAGTACTGGATCGGCAACGGCGTCGAGGCCGACTGGGTGACGCTGTACGCCAAGACCGGTGACGACCCGAACGACCGCTACGGGAACTACTCGATGTTTATCGTCCCGACGGACGCCGACGGCTACCACGCCGAACACATCCCCGAGAAGATGGGCTTCCGGGCGTCCAAGCAGGCTCACATCGTGCTCGACGACTGCCGGATTCCGGAGGAGAACCTGATCGGCGTCGAAGGGGCCGGCTTCTACATGCTCGCCGAGTTCTTCAATCACGGCCGCGTCGTCGTCGGCGGACACGGCATCGGTCTCGCCGCCGCGGCCATCGAGGAGGCCTGGGAGTTCGTCCACGACCGCGAGGCCTTCGGCAAGACCGTCGACGAGTTCCAAGCGGTCCAGCACAAACTGGCCGATATGCAACTCGGTCTCCAGTCCGCCCGAACGCTCACCTGGCACGCGGCCGAACGCGTCGCTAACCAGGAGAACGCCGGTTACTGGGCCGCATTGGCAAAGACTAACGCGACCGAAGCCGCTATGGACTGTGCGGAGAAAGGAATGCAACTACACGGGGGCCGGTCGGTGCTGACGGAGAACCGCATCTCTCGCGTTTACCGCGACGTGCGCATTCCGGTCATCTACGAAGGGGCCAACGACATCCAGCGGAACCTCATCTACAAGCAAGCCCCGATGTAA
- a CDS encoding Cdc6/Cdc18 family protein encodes MVDVNENPFDGTDAIFERKQPLKKDTFTPDTIFHRDEEIEFYINALQDVIVGHDPNNVFVYGPTGVGKTAVTKWVRDKLEEKAEAEDIPLTVVGPINCRNYRSAYALVNTLVNEFRDPENQLPESGYSTDSVFEFLYEEIEAVGGNVLIILDEIDNIPADARNDFLYELPRAEANENTPITDAKVGLIGISNDLKFVDVLEPKVKSTLGEREIKFGPYDATELRDILGYYADIAFREDVLGEDVVPLAAAFSAQERGDVRQGLRILEKAGEYARMEGADGVTEAHTRRATDTIETDELLDYFEHDLSSQQALTYLATTLALIEPKHEASTKRIYNLYSSIAESSGRRVKSERKIYEFLDQLSMQGLVRSAERNLGRKGGRKYIYEVTDDATDIINAALQSSYSDAVPSNVNGILEHYLEDEATEFEAPDTTDDEQQNLWQFT; translated from the coding sequence ATGGTCGACGTGAACGAGAACCCGTTCGATGGGACTGACGCGATCTTCGAACGAAAGCAACCGCTGAAAAAAGACACGTTCACGCCGGATACGATCTTTCACCGCGACGAGGAGATCGAGTTCTACATCAACGCGCTTCAGGACGTCATCGTCGGCCACGACCCCAACAACGTCTTCGTCTACGGCCCAACGGGGGTCGGAAAGACTGCCGTTACGAAGTGGGTACGGGACAAACTCGAAGAGAAGGCCGAGGCCGAGGACATCCCACTCACCGTTGTCGGTCCGATAAACTGCCGGAACTACCGGTCGGCGTACGCCCTGGTCAACACACTCGTCAACGAGTTCCGAGATCCGGAGAACCAACTCCCCGAGAGCGGCTACAGCACTGACAGCGTCTTCGAGTTCCTCTACGAGGAGATCGAAGCCGTGGGTGGGAACGTCCTCATCATCCTGGACGAGATCGACAACATTCCAGCGGACGCGCGGAACGACTTCCTGTATGAACTGCCGCGGGCCGAAGCGAACGAGAACACGCCGATCACCGATGCGAAGGTCGGACTCATCGGGATTTCGAACGACCTCAAGTTCGTCGACGTGCTGGAACCCAAAGTGAAATCGACGCTCGGGGAGCGAGAGATCAAGTTCGGTCCGTACGACGCAACGGAACTCCGAGACATTCTCGGCTACTACGCCGACATTGCGTTCCGAGAGGACGTGCTCGGCGAAGATGTCGTCCCGCTGGCGGCGGCCTTCTCGGCGCAGGAACGGGGCGACGTTCGGCAGGGACTCCGAATCCTCGAAAAGGCCGGAGAGTACGCGCGGATGGAGGGCGCGGACGGTGTGACAGAAGCACATACGCGACGGGCGACAGACACTATCGAAACCGACGAACTGCTGGATTACTTCGAGCACGACCTGAGTTCACAGCAGGCGCTGACGTACCTCGCGACGACGCTTGCGCTCATCGAACCGAAACACGAGGCGTCGACAAAGCGGATTTACAACCTCTACTCCTCGATTGCGGAGTCGAGTGGCCGCCGCGTGAAATCCGAACGCAAGATCTACGAGTTCCTCGACCAGCTTTCCATGCAAGGGCTAGTCCGCTCGGCCGAACGCAACCTCGGTCGCAAGGGTGGGCGCAAGTACATCTACGAGGTCACCGACGACGCGACCGATATCATCAACGCCGCGCTCCAGTCGTCCTACAGCGATGCCGTGCCGAGCAACGTCAACGGGATACTCGAACACTATCTGGAAGACGAGGCCACCGAGTTTGAGGCACCGGACACGACCGACGACGAGCAACAGAACCTCTGGCAGTTCACGTAG
- a CDS encoding N-acyl homoserine lactonase family protein, producing MDDLTVTFVDRGRVQADRNFVVDGHSVATASDRDPEHEYETYVVWNLIVETPEMTILWDTGSHPEAGDGYWPTPLYEAFAHVDAEEHALPADLEDAGYSIDDIDAVVMSHLHLDHAGGLHNFAGTDVPIYVHREELPYAYYSANTDDGSIAYLASDFDRDLNWEIVHGDSYHLTDGVELLHLPGHTPGLMGAFIDRPGQSLLVVGDEAYVEANYAGQPMATSLLWNNGSWKESLERCRDRQRATGAEVLLGHDLAVFEDVSGAAD from the coding sequence ATGGACGACCTTACAGTGACGTTCGTCGACCGGGGCCGCGTACAGGCTGATCGAAACTTCGTCGTCGACGGCCACAGCGTCGCGACGGCCTCGGACCGCGACCCGGAACACGAGTACGAAACGTACGTCGTGTGGAACCTCATCGTAGAGACGCCCGAGATGACTATCCTCTGGGACACTGGCTCGCATCCGGAGGCCGGCGACGGGTACTGGCCGACGCCGCTGTATGAGGCGTTCGCACACGTTGACGCCGAGGAGCACGCCCTGCCGGCGGATCTCGAAGATGCGGGCTACAGCATCGACGACATCGATGCCGTCGTGATGAGCCACCTGCATTTGGACCACGCTGGCGGCTTGCACAACTTCGCGGGAACAGACGTCCCGATCTACGTCCACCGGGAAGAACTCCCGTACGCGTACTACAGCGCCAATACGGACGACGGCTCTATCGCCTACCTCGCCAGCGACTTCGACCGGGACCTGAACTGGGAGATCGTCCACGGCGACAGCTATCATCTCACCGATGGGGTCGAACTGTTGCACCTTCCCGGCCACACGCCCGGGCTCATGGGCGCGTTCATCGACCGGCCGGGCCAGTCGCTCCTCGTCGTCGGCGACGAAGCGTACGTCGAAGCGAACTACGCGGGCCAGCCGATGGCGACGAGCCTCCTCTGGAACAACGGCTCATGGAAGGAGAGCCTAGAGCGGTGCCGCGACCGACAGCGGGCGACGGGGGCTGAAGTGCTGCTCGGCCACGACCTCGCGGTGTTCGAAGACGTGTCCGGGGCTGCGGACTGA
- a CDS encoding DICT sensory domain-containing protein yields the protein MSLTELIAGVEDHQKTLTVFNAGPTAAEDLRERFADRNVHVQTEQTESGRPGEFITLSEDEAVIAAASLNSFTDSLDEGRQYITRDDSPYASILDHLDETMFTSWSIQRMTAASREIEDRAWRVGQGTLHAGFQTLSTLQGELDLYERLGETDVDVHAYAVPDVEPPEYSTFSLHLERSDEIADSWFVVFDGGGDPTQKCALLAEEREPREFYGFWTYDESTVDWIIDYLEETYGFLEQ from the coding sequence ATGTCGTTAACGGAACTCATCGCTGGCGTCGAGGACCATCAGAAGACGCTGACTGTCTTCAACGCCGGGCCGACAGCGGCTGAAGACCTGCGCGAGCGCTTCGCGGACCGCAACGTCCACGTTCAGACCGAGCAGACTGAGAGCGGACGCCCGGGCGAGTTTATCACTCTCAGCGAGGACGAAGCGGTCATCGCGGCCGCGAGTCTCAATTCGTTTACCGACTCGCTTGACGAAGGCCGTCAGTACATCACGCGGGACGACAGCCCGTACGCGTCGATTCTCGACCACCTCGACGAGACGATGTTCACCTCGTGGTCTATCCAGCGGATGACGGCCGCGTCCCGCGAGATCGAGGACCGCGCGTGGCGTGTGGGACAGGGAACGCTGCACGCCGGCTTCCAGACACTGTCTACGCTTCAGGGCGAACTCGACCTCTACGAACGGCTGGGTGAGACCGACGTGGACGTTCACGCCTATGCCGTCCCTGACGTCGAGCCACCCGAGTACAGCACGTTCTCGCTGCATCTGGAACGGTCGGACGAGATCGCCGACTCGTGGTTCGTCGTGTTCGACGGCGGCGGTGACCCGACCCAGAAGTGCGCCTTGCTGGCCGAGGAGCGCGAGCCACGCGAGTTCTACGGCTTCTGGACCTACGACGAGTCGACGGTCGACTGGATCATCGACTATCTGGAGGAGACGTACGGCTTCCTCGAACAGTGA